One stretch of Tistrella mobilis DNA includes these proteins:
- a CDS encoding CHASE domain-containing protein, whose product MSSATEDKIGGAIRAADQTRRPRPPVFIVLALGLLAAIIGGLLQDQSNRAVTRDRFRAAAADIVVQIGDHIRTYEYGLTGTRGALLVGGDREMTLDRFRLYTESRNLPETFPGALGFGVITRVAAAEAEAFVARERADGRPSFAVRRLQEHDGESWIIRYIEPAATNAGAAGLDIASEPARRAAAEAAMTTGSARLTAPITLVQATGARNRGFLLLLPVYAGGSTPPDAESRIAATTGWTYAPLVIDNLLRDLDVGDLDAGNALLHLSLRDVTEDAAAADFYRTQGFDGPHVLQETLRMSIFGRDWEVAVRAGEGFADSLNLAEPLHTILALAVIALLISALLNTHLTRLARQRQSAVDAERLAADLERQVALRTAELGERETRFKALTELSSDWYWETDAEGRFTTMSKGVTKIGLNPARMIGRNRRDLAVDPSQPEFRAYVEALAERRGFRNLAYDMYDNAGHIRHVEVSGEPVFGADGEFVGFRGSGRDLTEQMQAKAALAEREALLDAVFHTIDNGIAAFGPDLQLLAWNARFEELHGIAPGQLAVGQDLGVVEAACAPGAAADLARLRHPSGGTDMAAEVFETTHADGRVIETRLRPMQRGGLVASCVDVTDDRRRQAEVVKARDMLAGVMHASLNAIMTLDPMRDDAGNITDFRIVMANAAFERKSGISLTAAIGGSLRSLRGREGEDLVARYARVVESGEPALFDHAAQRADGERWFRVQAVRLGDGCVVTFSDVTDARRREVQLRESEARLQALFGTVGVGIVVIDARGCMTMVNAATEKLFGRPAGEMIGRNVSMLMSPELAASHEGDIARYIAGSPPRAIGIGRELEGVRQDGSTFPIELSVGEFVTEEGRMFVGAITDLTTRNHAIIELREANLQLEQQASELAALASALELSRIVAETANQAKSDFLANMSHEIRTPMNGVLGMTQILLGTGLDDEQRGYAETVRDSAEALLGVIDDILDISKLEADKVELEHLPFDLTDLLDGVAAILAPKARDKGIEIICMAEPGTGAGWTGDPTRLRQILLNLAGNAVKFTERGHVAVTVRDLGAAGCEDCEDVGNMDGEDCEDAGRMGMRRRLLFEISDTGIGMTADQTARLFHKFAQADASITRRFGGSGLGLAICRKLVELMGGSISVDSEPGRGSVFRFEVPLDRCTPPARAVATDGLVSGLRGRRALIVDDLALNRRILAHHLGEFGMVLSEAADMAESLRLLEHRVQAGQPFDLVITDLNLGGMDGATLGTWLRLHPRFQSVRMILAASSTPTAEAARVFDAVLTKPIRRGELITALARSFGLALPATAGPAAAVAVSGRVLLVEDNAVNQAVASTILEKQGYTVSVAENGAEAIEACAAADVDLVFMDVQMPVMDGMEATRRIRAAEAETGRRRVPIIAMTANAMSGMREEYMAAGMDDFVPKPFRAEKLLAVAARWAQRQPEPVPGSERGGMGPTREDGTGEDGIGEDVADEDLIDEGPMTALRKLTTPETWASMVSSFETLGRQQLAEVAQAVSVPDPDHLRRVGHDMISIAGNCGLMMLMAAGQALQTAARADDMPAMEAAAARIARIGPRSWDLFHDRFGR is encoded by the coding sequence GTGTCCAGTGCGACGGAAGATAAAATCGGCGGGGCGATCCGGGCTGCGGATCAGACGCGGCGGCCGCGCCCGCCTGTGTTCATCGTCCTGGCCCTGGGCCTGCTGGCCGCGATCATCGGCGGGCTTCTGCAGGATCAGTCGAACCGGGCGGTCACCCGCGACCGTTTTCGGGCGGCGGCGGCCGACATCGTGGTGCAGATCGGCGATCACATCCGGACCTATGAATACGGCCTGACCGGCACCCGCGGCGCCCTGCTGGTCGGCGGCGACCGCGAGATGACGCTCGACCGGTTCCGGCTCTACACCGAAAGCCGCAACCTGCCCGAGACCTTTCCCGGCGCGCTTGGTTTCGGGGTCATCACCCGGGTGGCGGCCGCGGAGGCCGAGGCGTTCGTCGCACGCGAACGGGCGGACGGGCGGCCATCCTTCGCCGTCCGGCGGTTGCAGGAACATGACGGCGAAAGCTGGATCATCCGCTATATAGAGCCCGCCGCCACCAATGCCGGTGCCGCCGGCCTCGACATCGCCTCGGAACCCGCCCGCCGCGCCGCGGCGGAAGCTGCGATGACCACCGGCAGCGCCAGGCTGACCGCGCCCATCACCCTGGTCCAGGCGACCGGCGCCCGCAATCGCGGCTTCCTGCTGCTGCTGCCGGTCTATGCCGGCGGCAGCACGCCGCCCGACGCCGAAAGCCGGATCGCCGCCACCACCGGCTGGACCTACGCGCCGCTGGTGATCGACAACCTGCTCCGTGATCTGGATGTGGGGGATCTGGATGCCGGGAACGCCCTGCTCCACCTCTCGCTCCGCGACGTCACCGAAGATGCCGCCGCCGCCGATTTCTACCGCACACAGGGGTTCGACGGCCCCCATGTGCTTCAGGAAACCCTGCGGATGTCCATTTTCGGCCGGGACTGGGAGGTGGCGGTCAGGGCCGGCGAGGGCTTTGCCGACAGTCTCAACCTGGCCGAGCCGCTGCACACCATCCTGGCGCTCGCCGTCATCGCCCTGCTGATCTCGGCCCTGCTGAACACGCATCTGACGCGGCTGGCCCGTCAGCGCCAGTCGGCGGTGGACGCCGAACGGCTGGCCGCCGATCTGGAACGCCAGGTGGCGCTGCGCACGGCTGAACTCGGCGAACGCGAAACCCGTTTCAAGGCGCTGACCGAGCTGTCCTCCGACTGGTATTGGGAAACCGATGCCGAGGGCCGCTTCACCACCATGTCGAAGGGCGTGACGAAGATCGGCCTCAATCCCGCCCGCATGATCGGGCGCAACCGCCGGGATCTGGCGGTGGATCCGTCGCAGCCCGAATTTCGCGCCTATGTGGAGGCCCTGGCAGAACGACGCGGCTTCCGCAACCTTGCCTACGACATGTACGACAATGCCGGGCACATCCGCCATGTCGAGGTCAGTGGCGAGCCGGTCTTCGGTGCCGACGGGGAGTTCGTCGGCTTTCGGGGGTCGGGCCGCGACCTGACCGAACAGATGCAGGCCAAGGCCGCACTGGCAGAGCGCGAGGCCCTGCTGGATGCCGTCTTCCACACCATCGACAACGGCATCGCCGCTTTCGGCCCCGATCTGCAGCTGCTGGCCTGGAATGCCCGGTTCGAGGAGCTGCACGGCATCGCCCCCGGCCAGCTGGCGGTCGGCCAGGATCTGGGAGTGGTGGAGGCTGCCTGTGCCCCGGGCGCGGCCGCCGATCTCGCCCGGCTGCGTCACCCCTCTGGCGGCACCGACATGGCGGCCGAAGTCTTCGAGACCACCCATGCCGACGGCCGGGTGATCGAGACCCGGCTTCGGCCCATGCAGCGCGGCGGCCTGGTCGCCAGCTGCGTGGACGTGACCGATGACCGCCGGCGTCAGGCCGAGGTGGTGAAGGCGCGCGACATGCTGGCCGGGGTGATGCATGCCTCGCTGAACGCGATCATGACGCTCGACCCGATGCGCGACGATGCCGGCAACATCACCGATTTCCGGATCGTGATGGCCAATGCCGCCTTCGAGCGCAAATCGGGCATCTCTCTCACCGCCGCGATCGGCGGCAGCCTGCGCAGCCTGCGCGGCCGCGAGGGCGAGGATCTGGTCGCACGCTACGCCCGGGTGGTGGAGAGCGGAGAGCCGGCACTGTTCGATCATGCCGCCCAGCGGGCCGATGGCGAACGCTGGTTCCGCGTCCAGGCCGTGCGGCTGGGCGACGGCTGCGTCGTCACCTTCTCGGACGTCACCGATGCCCGGCGCCGGGAGGTGCAGCTGCGCGAAAGCGAGGCGCGGCTGCAGGCGCTGTTCGGCACCGTCGGTGTCGGCATCGTGGTGATCGACGCACGCGGATGCATGACGATGGTCAATGCCGCCACCGAAAAGCTGTTCGGCCGGCCGGCCGGCGAGATGATCGGCCGGAACGTGTCGATGCTGATGAGCCCCGAGCTGGCGGCATCGCATGAAGGCGACATCGCCCGCTACATCGCCGGCAGCCCACCCCGCGCGATCGGCATCGGCCGCGAGCTGGAGGGGGTGCGGCAGGATGGCAGCACCTTCCCGATCGAATTGTCGGTGGGCGAATTCGTCACCGAGGAAGGCCGGATGTTCGTGGGCGCGATCACCGACCTGACCACCCGCAACCACGCCATCATCGAGCTGCGCGAAGCCAATCTTCAGCTGGAACAGCAGGCGAGCGAGCTTGCCGCCCTGGCCTCGGCCCTGGAGCTTTCCCGGATCGTGGCCGAAACCGCCAACCAGGCGAAATCCGACTTCCTCGCCAATATGAGCCACGAAATCCGCACCCCCATGAACGGCGTGCTGGGCATGACCCAGATCCTGCTCGGCACCGGGCTCGACGACGAGCAGCGCGGCTATGCCGAAACCGTGCGCGACAGCGCCGAGGCCCTGCTGGGGGTGATCGACGACATCCTCGACATCTCGAAGCTGGAGGCGGACAAGGTCGAGCTTGAACACCTGCCCTTCGATCTGACCGACCTGCTGGACGGCGTCGCCGCCATCCTGGCGCCCAAGGCCCGCGACAAGGGTATCGAGATCATCTGCATGGCCGAACCCGGCACCGGTGCCGGCTGGACCGGCGATCCCACGCGGCTGCGCCAGATCCTGCTCAACCTGGCCGGCAATGCGGTGAAGTTCACCGAACGCGGCCATGTCGCGGTCACGGTGCGCGACCTGGGGGCCGCCGGTTGCGAAGATTGCGAAGACGTTGGCAACATGGATGGCGAAGATTGCGAAGATGCCGGCCGCATGGGCATGCGCCGGCGCCTTCTGTTCGAGATCAGCGACACCGGCATCGGCATGACCGCCGACCAGACCGCGCGGCTGTTCCATAAATTCGCCCAGGCCGATGCCTCGATCACCCGCCGCTTCGGCGGATCGGGGCTGGGGCTTGCGATCTGCCGCAAGCTGGTGGAGCTGATGGGCGGCAGCATATCGGTGGACAGCGAACCCGGTCGCGGCTCGGTCTTCCGGTTCGAGGTGCCGCTCGACCGCTGCACCCCGCCGGCACGGGCGGTTGCAACCGACGGTCTCGTCTCGGGCCTCCGCGGCCGGCGGGCGCTGATCGTCGACGATCTGGCGCTCAACCGCCGCATTCTCGCCCATCACCTGGGCGAGTTCGGCATGGTGCTGAGCGAGGCCGCCGACATGGCCGAAAGCCTGCGCCTGCTGGAGCACAGGGTCCAGGCCGGCCAGCCCTTCGATCTGGTGATCACCGATCTCAATCTGGGCGGCATGGACGGCGCGACGCTCGGCACCTGGCTCAGGCTGCATCCGCGCTTTCAGTCGGTGCGCATGATCCTGGCCGCGTCGTCCACCCCCACGGCCGAGGCGGCGCGGGTGTTCGACGCCGTGCTGACCAAGCCGATCCGCCGGGGCGAGCTGATCACGGCGCTGGCCCGCAGCTTCGGCCTGGCACTGCCCGCAACGGCAGGGCCAGCCGCCGCGGTCGCCGTCAGCGGCCGGGTCCTGCTGGTGGAAGACAACGCCGTCAACCAGGCGGTCGCTTCCACCATCCTGGAGAAGCAGGGCTATACCGTCTCGGTGGCCGAGAACGGCGCCGAGGCGATCGAGGCCTGTGCGGCGGCGGATGTCGATCTGGTCTTCATGGATGTGCAGATGCCGGTGATGGACGGGATGGAAGCCACCCGCCGCATCCGCGCCGCCGAGGCGGAGACCGGCCGGCGACGCGTCCCGATCATCGCCATGACCGCCAATGCGATGAGCGGCATGCGCGAGGAATACATGGCCGCCGGCATGGATGATTTCGTCCCCAAACCCTTCCGCGCCGAAAAACTGCTCGCGGTCGCGGCCCGCTGGGCGCAACGGCAGCCGGAACCGGTGCCCGGCAGCGAGAGGGGCGGCATGGGGCCGACCCGCGAAGATGGGACCGGAGAAGATGGGATCGGCGAGGATGTGGCCGACGAAGACCTGATCGACGAGGGCCCCATGACCGCCCTGCGCAAGCTGACCACGCCCGAGACCTGGGCATCGATGGTTTCAAGCTTCGAAACCCTGGGCCGGCAACAGCTGGCGGAGGTGGCACAGGCCGTCTCGGTTCCCGACCCCGATCATCTGCGCCGGGTGGGCCATGACATGATCTCGATCGCCGGCAATTGCGGGCTGATGATGCTGATGGCGGCCGGCCAGGCCCTGCAGACCGCCGCCAGGGCGGACGACATGCCGGCGATGGAGGCCGCCGCAGCCCGCATCGCGCGCATCGGCCCCAGATCTTGGGATCTGTTCCACGACCGCTTCGGCCGCTGA
- a CDS encoding SulP family inorganic anion transporter, with amino-acid sequence MTSHPSSSAGPRSRPGAEWFGNIRGDLLSGLVVALALIPEAIAFSIIAGVDPKVGLYASFSIAVITAIAGGRPGMISAATAATAVLMGSLVREHGLDYLLAATVLAGLLQILAGLIRFDYVMRFVSNSVMTGFVNALAILIFMAQLPELIGVPWITYPMVAAGLAIIYLLPRLTRAVPSPLVCIVVLTVVALSMGLELRTVGDMGELPSTWPAVLIPDVPLTLETLKIILPYSAGVAMVGLLESLMTARIVDEMTDTGSNRRRECYGQGIANTLTGFIGGMAGCAMIGQSVINVKSGGRGRLSCFCAGVFLLLLIVVTGDLVAQIPMAALVAIMIMVSIGTFRWSSLKELATHPRVSSLVMVATVVTVIATHNLAIGVGVGVLLSGLFFAWKISRIVRVTSTLSEDGRTRTYLVEGQVFFASAEIFQSGFDTKEDLERAVIDVSRAHIWDISSVAALDAVVLKFRRHGTRVDILGLNEASASIVDRLALHDKPGAAGRPAGH; translated from the coding sequence TTGACTTCTCATCCCTCCTCATCCGCCGGGCCGCGCAGCCGGCCCGGCGCCGAATGGTTCGGCAATATCCGCGGCGACCTGCTCTCGGGTCTGGTGGTCGCGCTGGCGCTGATCCCCGAGGCGATCGCCTTTTCGATCATCGCCGGTGTCGACCCCAAGGTCGGGCTCTATGCCTCGTTCTCGATCGCCGTCATCACCGCCATCGCCGGCGGCCGGCCGGGCATGATCTCGGCCGCGACCGCCGCGACCGCCGTGCTGATGGGCTCGCTGGTCCGCGAGCACGGGCTCGATTATCTGCTGGCGGCCACCGTACTGGCCGGCCTGCTCCAGATCCTGGCCGGGCTGATCCGCTTCGACTATGTGATGCGGTTCGTGTCGAATTCGGTGATGACCGGTTTCGTCAATGCGCTGGCCATCCTGATCTTCATGGCCCAGCTGCCGGAACTGATCGGCGTGCCCTGGATCACATACCCCATGGTCGCGGCCGGGCTCGCCATCATCTATCTTCTGCCCCGTCTCACCCGCGCCGTGCCCTCGCCGCTGGTCTGCATCGTGGTGCTGACGGTTGTGGCGCTGTCGATGGGGCTGGAGCTGCGCACCGTGGGCGATATGGGCGAGCTGCCCTCCACCTGGCCGGCTGTCCTGATCCCCGACGTGCCGCTGACGCTGGAGACGCTGAAGATCATCCTGCCCTATTCGGCCGGCGTCGCCATGGTCGGCCTGCTGGAAAGCCTGATGACCGCGCGGATCGTGGACGAGATGACCGATACCGGCAGCAACCGCCGCCGGGAATGCTATGGCCAGGGCATCGCCAACACCCTGACCGGGTTCATCGGCGGCATGGCCGGCTGCGCGATGATCGGCCAGTCGGTGATCAACGTGAAATCCGGCGGCCGCGGCCGGCTGTCCTGCTTCTGTGCCGGCGTGTTCCTGCTGCTGCTGATCGTGGTCACCGGTGATCTGGTGGCGCAGATCCCGATGGCGGCGCTGGTCGCGATCATGATCATGGTCTCGATCGGCACTTTCCGCTGGTCGTCGCTGAAGGAACTGGCGACCCATCCGCGGGTGTCGAGCCTGGTGATGGTGGCAACCGTGGTGACGGTGATCGCCACCCATAACCTGGCGATCGGGGTGGGCGTGGGCGTGCTGCTCTCGGGCCTGTTCTTCGCCTGGAAGATCTCGCGCATCGTGCGCGTCACCTCGACCCTGTCCGAAGACGGCCGCACCCGCACCTATCTGGTCGAAGGCCAGGTCTTCTTCGCCTCTGCCGAAATCTTCCAGTCCGGCTTCGATACCAAAGAGGATCTGGAGCGGGCGGTGATCGACGTCTCCCGCGCCCATATCTGGGACATTTCCAGCGTCGCGGCGCTGGATGCCGTGGTGCTGAAATTCCGCCGCCACGGCACCCGGGTCGACATCCTGGGCCTGAACGAGGCCAGCGCCTCGATCGTCGACCGCCTGGCGCTGCACGACAAGCCGGGTGCGGCCGGGCGGCCGGCGGGGCATTGA
- a CDS encoding nuclear transport factor 2 family protein: MTATADISADTAAATATRAATLDTGALLARFAAAVEANDAAALAACFTADGIYDDYFFGPEQGPEGIAHILAGFYKGGCDFRWQFHDVLAGPGRAYARYRFSYRSTAPEAAGTRVCFDGIACLDLSPDGLIRRYSEVFDRGMALAQQNFAPERIARIGRRYAEALKARGEWVGHV; this comes from the coding sequence ATGACCGCCACCGCCGATATCTCTGCCGATACCGCCGCTGCGACCGCCACCAGGGCGGCCACCCTGGACACCGGCGCCCTGCTCGCCCGCTTCGCCGCCGCCGTAGAGGCGAACGACGCCGCGGCGCTCGCCGCCTGCTTCACCGCCGACGGCATCTATGACGACTATTTCTTCGGCCCCGAACAGGGCCCGGAGGGTATCGCCCATATTCTGGCGGGCTTCTACAAAGGCGGCTGCGATTTCCGCTGGCAGTTCCACGACGTGCTGGCCGGCCCCGGCCGCGCCTATGCCCGCTATCGCTTCAGCTATCGATCCACCGCCCCGGAAGCGGCCGGCACCCGCGTCTGCTTCGACGGCATCGCCTGCCTGGACCTGTCACCCGACGGCCTGATCCGCCGCTATTCGGAAGTCTTCGACCGCGGCATGGCGCTGGCCCAGCAGAACTTCGCACCCGAGCGCATCGCCCGGATCGGACGGCGCTATGCCGAGGCGCTGAAGGCGCGGGGGGAGTGGGTGGGGCATGTTTGA
- a CDS encoding TerB N-terminal domain-containing protein, which translates to MEWRRPGWNMERDILIWIVAAGIVLWIALIISRRTGRQPGDPQRSADTGAAPRSDRPVQAEPREAMPATQPPLVTTPAPTRTPAPVTPSAPPPTTSSRSSWQPPLPAPAPAEKHRPAGDGLRWLERHEVVTIGGRSIGGGMFYVGSWRDPYSAPRCLIDRDYPLSPHAADIAIDDLGYWPSYSRLDGHQRAAFLDWLASGRNDPRAAIGYVFIYFYGLERRILLQRAMSDADAIISEVERLRGIYGTNDAFERYSRDFLFAVSLLKGEGVPERPILDAAGGFYLPQWLILGIGHRLDRGLPLDAEWVMAWALHHPETRLRTPARRAFDELCALFRARFDALHPGGLRLARPRTNIGTLAYRVASQDFEVKLEGSFSRWPSIERLTKPVTDAQALIETCTADLDAYSRLLGRDPEAAGSVQARLLLPPELRDMESGALGALRAWLMQSPVVTVAEALPRFGVEAGERIGKAAMRGVAEMAAELGFGMEPDVRHGARTPRRDELVVFFPQADATTADTPGDAYQAAALALTLCAIVAHADDVVTSEEERHLAGLAAAHVHLSAPERRRLDAHVTRMLKAPPSLASVQGRLTALPEARRHEIMTFLLALAAADGQVAVSELKLLEKLYKLVGLEPTQLFADIHALEAEDDAISVVQPATTSATGRRIPPPPAEAPAPDPVEELSGVRLDMSRIERIRHDTAQVSALLSGIFVDETQAGAPPEPEPAPAVDEGTDRDAFDGLDRRHETLLRQIAAHGEIPRETFSELCRSAGLMPDGTIETLNEWAFDRFDAPILEDGDPLVVDIALLSQSCGQLA; encoded by the coding sequence ATGGAATGGCGCCGACCGGGGTGGAATATGGAGCGCGACATACTGATCTGGATCGTTGCCGCCGGTATCGTTCTGTGGATCGCCCTGATCATAAGCCGACGGACCGGCCGGCAGCCCGGTGACCCGCAACGCTCTGCGGACACCGGCGCCGCGCCGCGATCAGACAGGCCGGTACAGGCGGAGCCGCGCGAGGCGATGCCGGCCACGCAGCCCCCCCTCGTCACAACGCCGGCACCCACCAGGACACCGGCCCCCGTCACGCCATCGGCACCTCCGCCGACCACGTCATCCCGGAGCAGCTGGCAACCGCCTCTACCTGCGCCCGCACCCGCCGAAAAGCACCGGCCGGCCGGCGACGGTCTGCGCTGGCTGGAACGACACGAGGTCGTCACCATCGGGGGGCGGTCGATCGGCGGGGGGATGTTCTATGTCGGGAGCTGGCGCGACCCCTATTCGGCGCCGAGATGCCTGATCGACCGGGATTATCCGCTGTCGCCGCACGCCGCGGACATCGCGATCGACGATCTGGGCTACTGGCCGTCATATTCCCGGCTCGATGGCCATCAGCGTGCCGCCTTTCTCGACTGGCTGGCATCCGGACGCAATGATCCACGGGCAGCGATCGGTTACGTCTTTATCTACTTCTACGGTCTGGAACGGCGGATCCTGCTTCAGCGCGCAATGTCTGACGCAGATGCAATCATCTCTGAAGTCGAGCGCCTGCGCGGCATCTATGGCACCAACGACGCCTTCGAACGCTATTCCCGCGACTTCCTGTTCGCCGTCAGCCTGCTGAAAGGCGAAGGCGTTCCCGAGCGCCCCATTCTGGATGCTGCCGGCGGGTTCTATCTGCCGCAATGGCTGATCCTGGGCATCGGCCATCGCCTGGACCGCGGCCTGCCGCTGGATGCGGAGTGGGTGATGGCCTGGGCGCTCCATCATCCGGAAACGCGCCTGCGAACCCCGGCACGCCGGGCTTTCGACGAATTATGTGCCCTGTTCCGGGCCCGGTTCGACGCCCTTCACCCGGGCGGGCTGAGGCTTGCACGGCCGCGGACCAATATCGGCACGCTCGCCTACCGGGTCGCGAGCCAGGATTTCGAGGTCAAACTCGAAGGCAGTTTCAGCCGCTGGCCCAGCATCGAACGTCTGACCAAACCGGTCACCGACGCCCAGGCGCTGATCGAGACCTGCACCGCCGATCTCGATGCCTACAGCCGGCTTCTGGGGCGGGATCCGGAAGCGGCGGGATCGGTACAGGCACGGCTGCTTCTGCCGCCGGAACTGCGCGACATGGAGAGCGGCGCGCTGGGCGCGCTGCGGGCCTGGCTGATGCAGTCGCCGGTGGTTACCGTAGCCGAGGCGCTGCCACGTTTCGGCGTCGAGGCGGGCGAGCGCATCGGCAAGGCGGCAATGCGCGGAGTGGCGGAGATGGCGGCAGAATTGGGCTTCGGCATGGAGCCGGATGTGCGCCATGGCGCGCGCACGCCGCGCCGCGACGAACTGGTGGTGTTCTTTCCGCAGGCCGATGCCACCACCGCCGATACGCCGGGAGACGCCTATCAGGCTGCTGCCCTGGCCCTGACGCTGTGCGCCATCGTCGCCCATGCCGACGACGTCGTGACATCCGAGGAAGAACGCCATCTGGCCGGGCTCGCAGCGGCGCATGTGCATCTGTCCGCTCCCGAACGGCGCCGTCTGGATGCCCATGTCACCCGGATGCTGAAAGCGCCCCCGTCCCTCGCCTCCGTCCAAGGCCGGCTGACGGCACTGCCCGAGGCCCGCCGCCACGAGATCATGACCTTTCTGCTGGCACTGGCGGCCGCTGACGGCCAGGTCGCGGTATCTGAACTCAAGCTTCTGGAGAAGCTCTACAAACTGGTGGGGCTGGAGCCGACGCAACTGTTCGCCGATATTCATGCCCTGGAGGCGGAGGATGATGCGATCAGCGTGGTGCAGCCGGCAACGACCAGCGCAACCGGGCGCCGCATACCGCCGCCACCGGCCGAAGCTCCGGCGCCAGACCCCGTCGAGGAGTTGTCCGGCGTCCGGCTCGACATGTCGCGCATCGAACGCATCCGTCACGACACCGCCCAGGTTTCCGCGCTGCTGTCCGGGATCTTCGTCGACGAGACCCAGGCCGGAGCGCCACCCGAGCCCGAACCCGCGCCGGCAGTGGACGAAGGAACCGATCGTGATGCCTTCGACGGGCTGGACCGGCGCCACGAAACCCTGCTCCGGCAGATCGCGGCGCATGGCGAGATCCCCCGCGAGACATTCAGCGAGTTGTGCCGCTCCGCCGGGCTGATGCCCGACGGCACCATTGAAACCCTCAACGAATGGGCGTTCGACCGTTTCGACGCTCCGATCCTGGAAGACGGCGACCCGCTGGTGGTCGATATCGCCCTTCTCTCCCAAAGCTGCGGACAGCTGGCATGA
- a CDS encoding zinc-dependent alcohol dehydrogenase family protein: protein MRAAIFERFQGPITVTTLPDPAPRPGGVVLKVGATGLCRSDWHGWMGHDTDIRLPHVPGHELAGTVVAVGAGVTRWAEGDRVTVPFVGGCGHCGECAAGQHQVCENQFQPGFTHWGSFADHVAIDHADVNLVALPDEMGFDVAASLGCRFVTSFRGVIDQGRVRAGEWVAVHGCGGVGLSAVMIAAAAGAQVIAIDIDPAKLDLARSLGAVASIDATGNGNVPGQVHEITRGGAQLSIDALGHPATCVNSILSLGRRGRHVQIGLLLADQARPAIPMDRVIAWELELLGSHGMQAHRYPAMLEMIRRGRLQPEKLIGARVDLDEGTRLLTMMDRFPGTGVTIIDRFGAG from the coding sequence ATGCGCGCCGCCATCTTCGAGAGATTTCAGGGACCGATCACCGTCACCACCCTGCCCGACCCGGCGCCGCGGCCGGGCGGTGTGGTGCTGAAGGTGGGGGCCACGGGGCTCTGTCGCAGCGACTGGCATGGCTGGATGGGCCATGATACCGATATCCGCCTGCCCCATGTGCCGGGGCACGAGCTGGCGGGCACGGTGGTGGCGGTCGGCGCCGGCGTCACCCGCTGGGCCGAAGGCGACCGGGTGACGGTGCCCTTCGTCGGCGGCTGCGGCCATTGCGGGGAATGCGCGGCCGGCCAGCATCAGGTCTGTGAGAACCAGTTCCAGCCGGGCTTCACCCATTGGGGCAGCTTCGCCGACCATGTCGCCATCGATCATGCCGATGTCAACCTGGTGGCGCTGCCCGACGAGATGGGCTTCGACGTCGCCGCCAGCCTGGGCTGCCGTTTCGTCACCTCGTTCCGCGGCGTGATCGATCAGGGCCGGGTGCGGGCCGGGGAATGGGTCGCGGTCCATGGCTGCGGCGGGGTCGGGCTGTCGGCGGTGATGATCGCCGCCGCCGCCGGCGCGCAGGTGATCGCGATCGACATCGACCCTGCGAAGCTGGATCTGGCGCGGAGCCTCGGCGCCGTCGCCAGCATCGACGCCACGGGCAACGGCAATGTGCCGGGTCAGGTGCACGAGATCACCCGCGGCGGCGCGCAGCTGTCGATCGACGCGCTGGGCCACCCGGCGACCTGCGTGAATTCCATCCTGTCGCTCGGCCGCCGGGGACGGCATGTCCAGATCGGTCTGCTGCTGGCCGACCAGGCCCGCCCCGCCATCCCCATGGACCGCGTCATCGCCTGGGAGCTGGAGCTGCTGGGCAGCCACGGCATGCAGGCCCATCGCTACCCGGCGATGCTGGAGATGATCCGCCGCGGCCGGCTTCAGCCGGAAAAGCTGATCGGCGCCCGCGTCGACCTGGACGAAGGCACCCGCCTGCTGACCATGATGGACCGCTTCCCCGGCACCGGGGTGACGATCATCGACCGGTTCGGGGCGGGGTGA